A section of the Xiphias gladius isolate SHS-SW01 ecotype Sanya breed wild chromosome 10, ASM1685928v1, whole genome shotgun sequence genome encodes:
- the LOC120795195 gene encoding CD209 antigen-like protein C, giving the protein MISYEDDSTDGKSSHHNTRSEGSTCTVRVGSRSLPLYPLVITCLGLLNTILLLTAVVIGIYCGQVSEESTPDPITTQALIIEVKQLQISQSETIKAQKETTEELEKELRSHQQFKLQLEQNKTLSDSLQRQLEALQVEKATLLSRTSVIRESCGRCLPEWFLVNTSCYFHAKMSSSRLKNWSDSRADCISRGADLAVIDNWEEQVNLFEHLPNLDRSSRPHWSRLGGIWIGLTDIQTEGTWVWVNNVILLDGGYWIQGEPNDSGIQGEDCAALMNTDNPRRSWFDGNCLVNREWLCEMAPS; this is encoded by the exons ATGATTTCATATGAAGACGACAGCACAGATGGAAAATCATCACACCATAACACGAGAAGCGAAG GATCTACATGCACAGTCAGAGTTGGGTCCAGAAGTCTTCCACTGTATCCACTGGTTATCACGTGTTTAGGACTGCTTAACACCATTCTGCTGTTAACTGCTGTTGTTATTGGGATTTACT GTGGCCAAGTCAGTGAGGAATCCACTCCAGACCCTATAACAACTCAAGCACTTATCATAGAGGTGAAGCAACTTCAGATAAGTCAGAGCGAAACTATCAAAGCTCAAAAAGAGACCACAGAAGAATTAGAAAAAGAGCTCAGGAGCCATCAGCAATTTAAACTGCAGTTAGAGCAGAACAAGACCCTCAGTGACAGCCTTCAGAGGCAGCTTGAGGCACTACAAGTGGAGAAAGCAACCCTACTGTCCCGTACATCTGTTATCC GGGAAAGCTGTGGACGATGCCTTCCAGAATGGTTTTTAGTAAACACATCATGCTACTTCCATGCTAAAATGTCATCCAGTCGCTTAAAGAACTGGTCAGACAGCAGAGCGGACTGTATCAGCCGCGGGGCCGACCTTGCTGTGATTGACAACTGGGAAGAGCAG GTAAATCTCTTTGAGCACCTGCCAAATCTGGATCGAAGCAGTCGACCGCATTGGAGCAGGCTTGGGGGAATTTGGATTGGCCTCACGGACATTCAAACAGAGGGAACTTGGGTGTGGGTAAATAATGTGATTCTGCTGGATGGAGG GTACTGGATACAAGGCGAGCCCAACGACAGTGGAATACAGGGTGAGGACTGTGCAGCACTTATGAACACAGACAACCCCAGGAGGTCGTGGTTTGATGGAAATTGCCTGGTGAACAGGGAATGGTTATGTGAAATGGCACCAAGCTAG